One part of the Halobacteria archaeon AArc-dxtr1 genome encodes these proteins:
- a CDS encoding flippase, producing the protein MADPERDEQPAETDYDDGVSTLAKQGSITFAGNVVNGALGFAVVMLITRFVSPSVYGLWTLATSVILFMQVFASLGLPMAIDYFVPQYLDREEHGKAKGVIVQVTAAVLVTSSIVALALAVSAPVISEFFREPSMQIALLFLSVTLPMLAIYNVLLKSFYSIKKLQYRVVMRDLVRPIVRFLVTAAFLLAGFGLLGLIAGYVVGLFVAITVGAIVFTYKAWDVVSATLEYVAPTPLVTYAVPLAMTSVVFVLMGHVDYFVLGFFLNAEDVGIYRVGYMLGSGLMIIFNSLAPVFKPLIAETRDDPELVTDRFRVSARWIAGITLPIAITLALGASSYLAVLYTPQYSEASTVVALLAAAFLFNVTVGGPDGTLLQGLGYSRLVFANTLVLFGSNLLVSFALVPVLGMEGAAIGSATALFLVGCLTLAELYHLDGIHPFTRDFAKIGLAGIPAAIAGAPIVVFVTSDYVVVLALPIVVVAVYAATLVTTDAFTENDARIAAEFSPTLRRFLDSRQTER; encoded by the coding sequence ATGGCCGATCCGGAACGCGATGAGCAGCCGGCCGAGACAGACTACGACGACGGCGTCTCGACGCTCGCGAAACAGGGCAGTATCACGTTCGCGGGGAACGTGGTAAACGGTGCGCTCGGCTTCGCGGTCGTCATGCTGATCACGCGGTTCGTGAGTCCCTCTGTCTACGGGCTGTGGACGCTCGCAACCTCGGTGATTCTGTTCATGCAGGTCTTTGCCTCGCTCGGACTGCCGATGGCGATCGATTACTTCGTCCCGCAGTATCTGGATCGTGAGGAACACGGGAAGGCGAAGGGAGTGATCGTCCAGGTCACTGCGGCGGTGCTGGTGACCTCCTCGATCGTCGCGCTCGCGTTGGCGGTCAGTGCGCCGGTCATCAGCGAGTTCTTCCGGGAGCCGTCGATGCAGATCGCGCTCCTGTTTCTCTCCGTGACGCTTCCAATGCTCGCGATCTATAACGTCTTGCTCAAATCCTTCTACAGCATCAAGAAGCTCCAGTACCGGGTCGTGATGCGGGATCTGGTGCGACCGATCGTCCGGTTTCTCGTCACTGCGGCGTTCTTGCTCGCCGGTTTCGGGCTGCTCGGACTAATCGCCGGCTACGTCGTCGGCCTCTTCGTCGCGATCACGGTCGGTGCGATCGTCTTCACCTACAAGGCCTGGGACGTCGTCTCGGCGACCCTCGAGTACGTCGCGCCGACGCCGCTCGTAACCTACGCCGTCCCGCTGGCGATGACCAGCGTCGTCTTCGTCCTGATGGGCCACGTCGATTACTTCGTGCTCGGCTTCTTCCTCAACGCCGAGGACGTCGGCATCTACCGGGTCGGCTACATGCTCGGCTCCGGGCTGATGATCATCTTCAACTCGCTCGCGCCGGTGTTCAAACCCCTGATCGCCGAAACGCGAGACGATCCCGAGCTCGTGACCGATCGCTTCCGGGTTTCTGCCCGCTGGATCGCCGGCATCACGCTACCGATCGCGATCACGCTCGCGCTGGGTGCCAGCTCCTATCTCGCGGTTCTCTACACACCGCAGTACAGCGAGGCGAGTACGGTGGTCGCGCTGCTCGCTGCAGCGTTCCTCTTCAACGTGACCGTCGGCGGCCCCGACGGGACGCTGTTACAGGGGCTTGGCTACTCGCGGCTCGTCTTCGCGAACACGCTCGTCCTCTTTGGCTCTAACCTGCTCGTCTCGTTCGCCCTCGTCCCCGTCCTCGGAATGGAAGGCGCTGCCATCGGCTCGGCGACGGCGCTGTTCCTCGTCGGCTGTCTCACGCTCGCCGAACTCTACCACCTCGACGGGATCCATCCGTTTACCCGCGACTTCGCGAAGATCGGACTTGCGGGTATCCCGGCGGCAATCGCGGGCGCACCGATCGTCGTCTTCGTCACGTCCGATTACGTCGTCGTCCTCGCGCTCCCGATCGTCGTCGTCGCCGTCTACGCCGCCACCTTGGTCACCACGGACGCTTTCACCGAAAACGACGCCCGGATCGCTGCGGAGTTCAGCCCGACACTTCGCAGGTTCCTCGACTCGCGCCAGACCGAGCGATAA